The segment CAGGATCACGATGATGAAGGGTTCCATCAGGCTGGACAGCGACTTGACGGCTTCGTCCACCTCGTCCTCGTAGAACTCGGCGGCCTTGGACAGCATATGGTCCAGGGAGCCGGACTCCTCACCGATGGAGGCCATCTGCAGCACCATGGTGGGGAAGATGCCGGTGCTCTGCATGGAGGTGGTCAGGGCCGCGCCGGTGGAGACATCGCGCTGGATCTTCTCGGTGGCCTCGGCAAAGATTGCATTGCCCGAGGCGCCGCCCACGGAGTCCAGGGCCTCGACCAGGGGCACGCCGGCCGCAAACATGGTGGACAGGGTGCGGGTCCAGCGCGCCACGGCCGACTTGAACAAGAGGTCACCGAAGACGGGGATCTTCAGCAGCAGACGGTCCATGCGCTTTTGCATGGCCTCGGAGCGTCTCCAGGTCTGGATGAAGAAGTAGAGTCCGCCGCCGATGCTGCCGAAGATCAGCCACCAGTAGCTGACGAAGAACTCGGACATGGCGATCACCGCCAGGGTGGGCGCAGGCAGATCCGCGCCGAAGGAGGTGAACACGTCCTTGAAGGCCGGCACCACGAAGATCATGATCACCGCCACCACGACAAAGGCCACGACCAACACGGCGATCGGGTAGGTCAGGGCCGACTTGATCTTGTTCTTGATCGCAACCGTCTTCTCCTGGTACATGGCCAGGCGGTCCAGCAGCTGTTCCAGAATACCGCCGGCCTCGCCCGCCTCCACCAGATTGCAGTAGAGCGCATCGAAGTAGAGGGGGTGCTTGCGGAAGGAGGCCGAGAGGCTGGTACCGGTTTCCACATCCTGACGGATGTCATTGAGCAGGCGGGTCAGGCGCGGGTTGGTGCTGCCCCGGGCCACGATGTCGAAGGATTGCAGCAGGGGCACGCCCGCGCGCATCATGGTGGCCAGCTGGCGGGTGAAGACGGCGATGTCCTTTTGCTTGATGGACTTGCCGCCGGCGGTGCGGCGCTTCTTGACCTTGCTGACCAGGATGCCCTGGCGGCGCAGGGTGGCGCTGACCATGGCCTCGCCGCCGGCGCGCAGCTCGCCGCGCACGGTCTTGCCGTTGCGGTCCTTGCCTTCCCATTCGAAGACAAATTCCTTGACGTTCTTGGCTATCGCGCCTGTTGCCATATCACCTCCAGGGCTGGATGCCCCGTCCCTTATTCATTCGTTGCTGCAAGCACTTCTTCCAGCGTGGTCACCCCGAGGCGCACCTTGACCAGGCCCGACTGGCGCAGATCGCGCACGCCCTCGCTCCGGGCCTGCTGGGCAATGTCCATGGCCGTGCCTTCGGCCAGGATGATGCGCTGTATGGCTTCGGTCACCGGCATCACCTGATAGATGCCCACGCGCCCCTTGTAGCCGTTGTTGCAGCTGGAGCAGCCCACGGCCCGGTAGGGCTTCCAGCTGCCGTCCAGATCTTCTTCGGCATATCCGGCGCGAAGCAAAGCCTCGCGCGGGTACTCGGCCGGGGCCTTGCAGTTTTCGCACAGGCGACGCGCCAGGCGCTGGGCCGTGATCAGCAGCACGCTGGACGCGATATTGAAAGGCGCCACGCCCATGTTCAGCAGGCGGGTCAGGGTGGTGGGCGCGTCATTGGTGTGCAGGGTGGACATCACCATATGGCCGGTCTGCGCGGCCTTGATGGCGATATCGGCCGTCTCCAGGTCACGGATCTCACCCACCATGATGATGTCGGGATCCTGGCGCAGAAAGGACTTCAGCGCGGCGGAGAAGGTCAGGCCGGCCTTGTCGTTGACATTGACCTGGTTGATGCCCGGCAAATTGATTTCGGCCGGATCCTCCACCGTGGAGATGTTCACGCCCGGCTGGTTCAGGATGTTCAGGCAGGTGTAGAGCGAGACGGTCTTGCCCGAGCCCGTGGGGCCGGTCACCAGGATCATGCCGTAGGGCCGCTGGATGCAGGCCAGCAGGCGGTCCTTCTCGATCTTCTCGTAGCCCAGGGCCTCGATGCCGAGCTTGGCCGAGGACGGGTCCAGGATACGGATCACGATCTTCTCGCCGAAGAGCGTGGGCAGGGTGCTGACCCGGAAATCGATGGCCTTGCTGCCGAACTTGAGCTTCATACGCCCGTCCTGCGGCACTCGGCGCTCGGCAATGTCCAGGCGCGAGATGACCTTGATGCGGGAGGACAGCTTGTCCTTGATGGCGATGGGCGGCTGGGTGATCTCGCGCAGCTCGCCGTCCACGCGGAAGCGCACCCGGTAGTGGTACTCGTAGGGTTCGAAGTGCAGGTCGGAGGCGCGCATATTGATGGCGTCCACCAGCATCTTCTGCAGAAAGCGCACCACGGGCGCGTCTTCCACATCGGCGATGTCGGCCGATTCCTGCTCCGGCGCTGCTTCCTCTTCGGCGATGTCGAAATCGAAGTCACCGCCGGCCATGGATTCCAGGGCCTCGGAGGCGCTGGCGCCGCTGCCCTGCAGCAGCTTGATCAGCTTGTCGTACTCCACCACCACCCACTCGGGCGAGAGCTGGGTGGCGAACTTGATGCGCTCCACCACCTCCTGGTCGGTGGGGTCGGCCCCGCCGATGAAGAGGCGGTTGCCGCGGCGGCCCAGGGCCAGGACCTGGTACTGCTGGGCCAGCTTGCCATCGATGATGTTGCTGGGCAGGCGCTGCGGATCCATGGCGTTGAGATCCAGCAGGGGCACGGCCAGGGCGGCCGACAGGGTGTGGGCCAGATCGGCGGGCGAGACCGCATTGGCCGCCATCACCGCGGCCACGAAGGTGGTTTTCTTCTCGCGAGCCTGGCGCACCAGGTCTTCGGCGGTCTTGGCCTGCAGCTTGCCGGCGTGCACCAGCACCCGTGCCACGCCGGACAGGGCGGAATGGGGCGGCTCGACCAGGGTGGTATCCACGTTCATCAGGCGTTCTTGCGCGAGGCCCGGGCAGCATGGCACGGGCGACAGCCAGTGCGGGCTGATCATGGCCCAGGGGTTTCACACTGTAAACCGAGCCGTGCCCCGGGGCCCAGGCTGAACGTGGCGAAGCTCACGAATCGGCACCCAGGACTTTGCAACTGATGTTTACAAGCATCGCCCCAGGGCCGGTGGGCGCGGAGAGGCCCGAGGGCCTAGGGACGGGCCGGGCGCCGCCGCGGTCCGCGCAGGCGCCGCCAGCCCAGCACCACCCCGCTCAGGCACAGAGCCAGGCCCGTGGCGCTGAAGCCCAGCATCCAGGCGTCCCAGGCCGGACGGGCGGCCAGCAGCAGGGGCAGGTCGAAGCTGTGCAAGAAGGCAAAGAGCCAGCGCTCCACCCGCTGATGGCGGTTGCTCAGCTGCAGGATGGCGCCGGTGGCCGGGTCCAGCGTCACCCAATGCGCCTGCGCGTCGCCAAAACGCAGACGCAGCACCGGCAGCGGGCGCTCGCGCTGGCCGGTCATGGTGTGGGCCTCGCGCCCGTAGTAGTAGCGGTCGTACTCGTGCAGCCATTCGCGCGATGCCAGCGGCGCCTGGGGCAGCAGGCGCTGGGCAGCCTGCACCAAGGCCGCCTCGTCCATGGGGGCTCGGACGGTGCCGTCGCCCGCCAGGGCAAGGCTGCCGGCAGCCCCCTGGGCCAGCAGAAACTGCTCACCGTCCACCCGTCGCCACTCCAGCCAGCGGGGCGCGGCTTCGCCCCGGGCGGCCAGGGCCGCCAGCACCGAACCGGCCTCGGGGCCGGCCTGGGCTTGCAGCGCGCCGCCGGCATAGGCGCGCCGGTCCGGCGCCGGCCCCGGCGCCTCGAAGACCTTCCAGGGGTTCATGGAGAAGAGGCCGCTCAGCACCCAGGTCAGGGCCAGGCTGCCGCCCACCAGGCCTAGCAGATGGTGCCAGCGCATCCAGCCCTCGCGGTAGGGCGAGCGCGAGCCGCTCTTGTAGCGGCCGCTGAAGCGCCAGCGCCAGAGGCCCACCACCAGACCGCTGAGCGCCAGCACGCCGCCCGCCACCGAGAGCCAGATCACGATCTGGGTCCAGGCCGTATCCAGTGCGCCGCCGCGGAAGATGTAGAGCCAGTGCAGCCAGGCGCCCAGCCAGCCCCAGCGGCGCTCGGTGAGCGTGGCATCGCGCACCACCTCGCCGGTGGCGCTGCTCACATAGAGCCAGCGCTGCGCCTCGTCCGCCACGGCCATGCGGTAGAGCGGGCGGTGGGCGTCCAGGGCGCGGGAGTGGGTCCAGGCGTCCTCCTGCACCTGCCCCAGCGCCTCGGCGGCGGCGCCGCCCGCGAAGTGCGAGGCCGCGGCCAGGGCCTGGGCTTCGCTGACCGCGCGGATGCGCTGGCCGCTGCGAGCATCGACGGCCAGGGCGGCGCGGCGCCCATCGCCGAACAGGTAGCGGGGCTCGCCCGCCACGCTGCTCAGCCGCCAGGGCGCCGGAGCCGCCTGCGGTCCGCCCGCGGCCGCCACCGCCTCGGCCAGGGG is part of the Shinella sp. XGS7 genome and harbors:
- a CDS encoding type II secretion system F family protein — encoded protein: MATGAIAKNVKEFVFEWEGKDRNGKTVRGELRAGGEAMVSATLRRQGILVSKVKKRRTAGGKSIKQKDIAVFTRQLATMMRAGVPLLQSFDIVARGSTNPRLTRLLNDIRQDVETGTSLSASFRKHPLYFDALYCNLVEAGEAGGILEQLLDRLAMYQEKTVAIKNKIKSALTYPIAVLVVAFVVVAVIMIFVVPAFKDVFTSFGADLPAPTLAVIAMSEFFVSYWWLIFGSIGGGLYFFIQTWRRSEAMQKRMDRLLLKIPVFGDLLFKSAVARWTRTLSTMFAAGVPLVEALDSVGGASGNAIFAEATEKIQRDVSTGAALTTSMQSTGIFPTMVLQMASIGEESGSLDHMLSKAAEFYEDEVDEAVKSLSSLMEPFIIVILGTIIGGIVVAMYLPIFKLGQVV
- the pilB gene encoding type IV-A pilus assembly ATPase PilB yields the protein MNVDTTLVEPPHSALSGVARVLVHAGKLQAKTAEDLVRQAREKKTTFVAAVMAANAVSPADLAHTLSAALAVPLLDLNAMDPQRLPSNIIDGKLAQQYQVLALGRRGNRLFIGGADPTDQEVVERIKFATQLSPEWVVVEYDKLIKLLQGSGASASEALESMAGGDFDFDIAEEEAAPEQESADIADVEDAPVVRFLQKMLVDAINMRASDLHFEPYEYHYRVRFRVDGELREITQPPIAIKDKLSSRIKVISRLDIAERRVPQDGRMKLKFGSKAIDFRVSTLPTLFGEKIVIRILDPSSAKLGIEALGYEKIEKDRLLACIQRPYGMILVTGPTGSGKTVSLYTCLNILNQPGVNISTVEDPAEINLPGINQVNVNDKAGLTFSAALKSFLRQDPDIIMVGEIRDLETADIAIKAAQTGHMVMSTLHTNDAPTTLTRLLNMGVAPFNIASSVLLITAQRLARRLCENCKAPAEYPREALLRAGYAEEDLDGSWKPYRAVGCSSCNNGYKGRVGIYQVMPVTEAIQRIILAEGTAMDIAQQARSEGVRDLRQSGLVKVRLGVTTLEEVLAATNE
- a CDS encoding PepSY domain-containing protein; the protein is MALKRWLYLLHRWVGIALCLVMALWFVSGMVMLYVGYPKLTVEEQAAGQPPLALGPCCVPLAEAVAAAGGPQAAPAPWRLSSVAGEPRYLFGDGRRAALAVDARSGQRIRAVSEAQALAAASHFAGGAAAEALGQVQEDAWTHSRALDAHRPLYRMAVADEAQRWLYVSSATGEVVRDATLTERRWGWLGAWLHWLYIFRGGALDTAWTQIVIWLSVAGGVLALSGLVVGLWRWRFSGRYKSGSRSPYREGWMRWHHLLGLVGGSLALTWVLSGLFSMNPWKVFEAPGPAPDRRAYAGGALQAQAGPEAGSVLAALAARGEAAPRWLEWRRVDGEQFLLAQGAAGSLALAGDGTVRAPMDEAALVQAAQRLLPQAPLASREWLHEYDRYYYGREAHTMTGQRERPLPVLRLRFGDAQAHWVTLDPATGAILQLSNRHQRVERWLFAFLHSFDLPLLLAARPAWDAWMLGFSATGLALCLSGVVLGWRRLRGPRRRPARP